The Micromonospora sp. NBC_00421 DNA window TACTCGGCGCTTGTGGACGTACTCTGGCGGGAGATCGCCGGCTACGCCGAAGCCCACGACGGCTGGACCCCGACGATCACCGCGTTCGGCGGCGACTGGTATGCGAAGAGCGCCTGGCACGTGCCCGTCGAGCGGCTGACCGCGACCGCGCAGCCGGTCGGCGGGATGGCGTGAGCCCCCGCCCGCTCCACGTCGTCGTCAACGACGAGGACCAGTACTCGGTGTGGCCGACCGACCGGGCCCTGCCGGGCGGCTGGACGACGGTGTTCACCGGGGCGGTCGAGGCGTGTCTGGCGCACATCGCCGCGCACTGGACCGACCTGCGGCCCGCCTCACTGCGTACCACCGCGGGCGTTCCCGGCCGGGCCGTCACGGCGGCGCCGGCCACGGTGGACGCGGTGCGGTCGGTCGCCACCGGCCCGCGCCGCTCCTTCGGCCAGGCACCGTTGCACGTCCTCGTCGACCGGGCGCTGGCGGCCGATCCCGGGCGCGTCGCGGTGCGCTGTGCGGGGGCCGAGGTCACCGCGGGCGACCTGCTGACCCGGGTCCGGCACACCGCGCGGGTGCTGCGGGCGCACGGTGCGGGGCCGGAGACGCCGGTCGCGGTGCTGCTGCCCCGGTCGGTGGACGCGGTGGTGGCGATCCTCGCGGTGCTGGCGGCCGGGTCGGCGTACCTGCCGCTGTCCGTCCAGGATCCGGCGGACCGGCGGGCCCGGATCCTTGCGGACGCGGGCGACCCGGTGCTGCTGGTCGGACCGGGGCAGCGAGGGCTGGTGCCCGCCGGCTACCCGGCGGCCGTACTCGACGTGACGGACCTGCCCGACCGGCTCGGCGACGACGGCGACGGCGACGGCGGCTGCCGGGTGGAGAACCTGGCGTTCGTCATGTACACCTCGGGCACCAGCGGGGCACCCAAGGGGGTGCTCGGCACCCACCGGCAACTGGTCAACTACGTGCACTGGTGCGCCGAGGAGTTCGCCTTCCAGCCGCAGGAGCGGGCCGTGCTGCACGCCCCGCTCTATTTCGTCGGCTCGGTGATGACGCTGTTCACCGCCCTGGTCGCGGGCTGGGAGCTGGAGGTCGCACCGGAGCCGGTCGCCTTCGACGACCTGATCGCGCTGACCGCCGCCGCGCCGTGCGGCTTCCTGAAGCTCACCCCGTCGCACGTGCGGGCGATGACCGCCCTGGGCGGGGTGGACGACGTCGCCCGTCAGGTCATGATCGGCAGCGAGCCGCTGTACCTGACCCCCGAGTTCGACAGGTGGATCAGCAACAGCCCGAAGTCCGGTTTCGGCAACCACTACGGCATGAGCGAGACCGTCGGCGCCACCTGGTACTGGATCGGCACGGACCGTACGGTCGGTCGGCGGTTGCCGGTCGGCGCACCCATCCCCAACGCCGAGGTGCACATCCTCGACGAGGAGGGCCAGCCCGTGCCGCTCGGCGAGACCGGCGAGATCTGCCTGGGCGGGGCCGTCGTCGGCCGTGGCTACCACGGCCAGCCGGTGTTGACCGCCCAGCGGTGGATCCCGCACCCGGCGGGCGGTGGGGCACGCCTGCTGCGCACCGGGGACCTCGGCCGGTTGGGACCGGACGGGGTGCTCGACGTGCTCGGCCGCGCCGACCGGCAGGTGAAGATCCGTGGTCAGCGCGTCGAACCGCCAGCCGTCGAGGACGCGCTGCGCCGCTGCCCCGGTGTCGCCGAGGCGGTGGTGATCGCCGAACCCGACGGCCACGACCTGCGCCTGGTCGCCTACCTGCGGTCCGACGACGAGCTGCCGCCCACCGAGGCGCAGCTGCGGGCGCACGCCGCCGGGCTGCTGCCGGAGGCGTCCGTCCCGAGCCGGTTCCGGTACGTGGCGCAGTACCCGCTCACCCCGAACGGCAAGGTCGACACCCGCCGGCTGCCCGCCGTACCGACGGTGCGGCCCGCGCTGAGCACCGCGTACGTCGAACCCTGCGGCGAGCTGGAGACGGCGGTGGCGGGCGTGGTCGCCGGGGTGCTGCGGGTGGACCGGCTCGGCGTCGACGACGACTTCTTCGAACTGGGCGGCGACTCCATGCAGGTCGTCGAGGTCGTCACCCGGCTCGACGAGGAGCTGGGCCTGCCGGTGGGCATCGCCGACCTGTTCGACCGCCGCACGGTGCGTGCCCTGGCCGCCGTGGTGGACGGCCACGACCCGGCGACCGCCGGGGCACCGGAGGTGTCCACCGTGGAGCCCGTGGAGCCGCCGACCCGTACCGACGTCGGCCGGCCGGAGGTGCCCGGGGCGGC harbors:
- a CDS encoding amino acid adenylation domain-containing protein codes for the protein MSPRPLHVVVNDEDQYSVWPTDRALPGGWTTVFTGAVEACLAHIAAHWTDLRPASLRTTAGVPGRAVTAAPATVDAVRSVATGPRRSFGQAPLHVLVDRALAADPGRVAVRCAGAEVTAGDLLTRVRHTARVLRAHGAGPETPVAVLLPRSVDAVVAILAVLAAGSAYLPLSVQDPADRRARILADAGDPVLLVGPGQRGLVPAGYPAAVLDVTDLPDRLGDDGDGDGGCRVENLAFVMYTSGTSGAPKGVLGTHRQLVNYVHWCAEEFAFQPQERAVLHAPLYFVGSVMTLFTALVAGWELEVAPEPVAFDDLIALTAAAPCGFLKLTPSHVRAMTALGGVDDVARQVMIGSEPLYLTPEFDRWISNSPKSGFGNHYGMSETVGATWYWIGTDRTVGRRLPVGAPIPNAEVHILDEEGQPVPLGETGEICLGGAVVGRGYHGQPVLTAQRWIPHPAGGGARLLRTGDLGRLGPDGVLDVLGRADRQVKIRGQRVEPPAVEDALRRCPGVAEAVVIAEPDGHDLRLVAYLRSDDELPPTEAQLRAHAAGLLPEASVPSRFRYVAQYPLTPNGKVDTRRLPAVPTVRPALSTAYVEPCGELETAVAGVVAGVLRVDRLGVDDDFFELGGDSMQVVEVVTRLDEELGLPVGIADLFDRRTVRALAAVVDGHDPATAGAPEVSTVEPVEPPTRTDVGRPEVPGAAVQARFSGASTASAPLTWGQAAMYRPMQWFGEASRDFNIRRVLRLTAPVPAERVTAAWSELVLRHQVLRTLMTDHADGPRQHLRADGAYPPLVRDTTGDALPEAADAAAAELAGTAFALDREWPVRWALLRVDGLVEAVAVAASHVALDGWSLELLLADLRTLVDGERTLPAPGWQPVDQAGYEASPAGQRRAHQSLAYWRARLPDVPHRIFDGPEQDGEALPVVTWRMESTAVATAAAALAERTGASSSTVVLTAALLVQTALTGRDRAVVKLIAGNRNTPRQRELATGIAQNALLVFDVGDGDLDDAVRRCYRDSTESYFHATYPPDALDDLIAAEGAQADLSVYFNDARMGRDFDVPAGPPDRATLTELAAHTTVRQIAAVARHDMTFFLAMPHLAGGCALHLLADTRRVPAATCLRALRGIETLLSEAVLRPVQVRDVAALLDLG